In Verrucomicrobiota bacterium, one DNA window encodes the following:
- a CDS encoding NUDIX domain-containing protein, with protein MPHLHDKIDFTVALFIVDRGRVLLVHHRRLDRWLPLGGHVELDEDPEQAALREGREESGLEIELVGERPPTTSPGTRALIAPRFLDIHRISETHEHVGMIYWARPVSGNLRRAEAEHHDLRWCAAEDLDHLTPPVSSAVRWYALQALKELS; from the coding sequence ATGCCGCATCTGCACGACAAGATCGATTTCACCGTGGCCCTTTTCATTGTCGACCGGGGCCGCGTGCTGCTTGTGCATCACCGTCGACTTGATCGCTGGCTCCCGCTCGGCGGTCATGTTGAACTTGATGAGGACCCTGAGCAGGCCGCTTTGCGCGAAGGGAGAGAGGAAAGCGGACTCGAGATCGAGTTGGTCGGTGAACGCCCGCCGACGACCAGCCCTGGCACGCGTGCGCTCATCGCGCCTCGGTTTCTGGACATCCATCGTATCTCGGAAACGCACGAGCACGTTGGGATGATCTACTGGGCACGTCCCGTCTCCGGCAACTTGAGACGAGCGGAAGCAGAGCACCACGATTTGCGGTGGTGCGCGGCGGAGGATTTGGATCACCTCACCCCGCCTGTTTCTTCAGCCGTGCGCTGGTATGCCCTGCAAGCCCTGAAGGAACTAAGTTGA